A single genomic interval of Arthrobacter sp. NicSoilB8 harbors:
- a CDS encoding glycoside hydrolase family 78 protein — MTPNTLRSPSQDTALPMATIPSAVRFEHHEEPFGIGEGRPRLSWQVATGIRDWVQTAYELQLGPDEASLTSYGRTETREQLLQPWPAPPLESRQRAAVRVRVWGNGDDMPSEWSPVAYVEAGLLTASDWQAAMIRPAWVEASAANEPAARLSRTFEVAGPVASARLYASAHGVYVAHINGRRVGRDILAPGWTSYHHRLRYQSYDVTEYLRQGTNVIGLEFADGWWRGNLGFQEKRNTYGSRTAVIAQLEMTDAGGAVSVIGSDASWLAGRGPVLSADLYDGETFDARLRNRGWAETGTETGAGTDTLQPAVVVGGFDPAVLAAPDGPPVRATDELPVRTVLGTPSGKTILDFGQNLVGRVRFKVNGAAGTEVVLRHAEVLEHGELGVRPLRVAKQTDRYFLRGGGEERWEPEFTIHGFRYVEVSGWPGELDPEAFTAVVIHSELVRTGAFECSDPMLNQLHSNVVWGMRGNFVDVPTDCPQRNERLGWTGDFQIFAATASFLYRIPGFTTSWLKDLAAEQGTDGPPPLVVPEVVAEKPPFPDRPVMAAWGDAAVLVPWVLYQRTGDLEFLRRQLPGMMAWLEAAAQAAGPELRFEQGFQFGDWLDPAAPPDSPGDARTPWQLVAQAYLAYSASVAGAAAGLLGRDTESERLRRLSARSRLVFRERYLDDDGRLRPSTQTAYAVALRFGLLEPAEHPAAAARLAETVEADGYRIATGFVGTPLVCDALSDDGHATAAYRLLLQTECPSWLYPVTMGATTIWERWDSMLPDGSINEGEMTSFNHYALGAVADWMHRSVAGLAPAEPGYRKLLVRPLPGGGLHWAEARHETPYGEAAVRWDLAGQEFSLAVTVPAGCTAEVYLPDGVSTGVEVGSGTHSFSCAVPEAATAGSREPVFQP, encoded by the coding sequence TTGACTCCAAACACCCTGCGTTCCCCGTCCCAGGACACCGCCCTCCCGATGGCCACCATTCCCTCCGCCGTCCGCTTCGAGCACCATGAGGAACCGTTCGGCATCGGCGAGGGCCGGCCCCGACTTTCCTGGCAGGTCGCCACAGGGATACGTGACTGGGTCCAGACCGCCTACGAACTCCAGCTCGGCCCCGATGAGGCCAGCCTGACAAGCTACGGCCGCACCGAGACCAGGGAGCAGCTCCTGCAGCCCTGGCCCGCACCGCCACTGGAGAGCCGCCAGCGCGCCGCAGTCCGCGTCCGCGTCTGGGGCAACGGCGACGACATGCCCTCCGAATGGAGCCCCGTTGCCTACGTAGAGGCGGGATTGCTGACCGCGTCCGATTGGCAGGCAGCCATGATCCGCCCGGCCTGGGTCGAGGCCAGCGCCGCCAACGAGCCGGCAGCGCGCCTGAGCCGGACATTCGAAGTGGCCGGGCCCGTGGCGTCCGCCCGGCTCTACGCCAGCGCCCACGGCGTCTACGTGGCACACATCAATGGCCGCCGAGTGGGCCGGGACATCCTGGCCCCGGGCTGGACCAGCTACCACCACCGCCTGCGCTACCAGAGCTACGACGTCACTGAGTATCTCCGGCAAGGCACCAACGTGATCGGCCTGGAGTTCGCGGACGGCTGGTGGCGCGGCAATCTGGGCTTCCAGGAGAAGCGCAACACCTACGGGAGCCGCACCGCCGTGATCGCCCAGCTGGAAATGACCGACGCCGGCGGGGCAGTCAGCGTGATTGGCTCGGATGCGTCGTGGCTGGCCGGGCGGGGGCCGGTGCTGTCGGCAGACTTGTACGACGGCGAAACTTTTGATGCGCGGCTCCGGAACCGTGGCTGGGCTGAGACCGGGACTGAAACCGGAGCGGGCACCGACACGCTGCAGCCCGCCGTCGTGGTTGGCGGCTTCGATCCTGCAGTCCTGGCCGCACCCGACGGCCCGCCCGTCCGGGCCACCGACGAGCTGCCGGTCAGAACCGTTCTGGGAACGCCGTCCGGAAAGACCATCCTGGACTTTGGCCAGAACCTGGTGGGCCGGGTGCGTTTCAAGGTGAACGGTGCGGCCGGCACCGAGGTGGTGCTGCGGCACGCCGAGGTTCTGGAGCACGGCGAACTCGGCGTCAGGCCGCTGCGCGTAGCCAAGCAGACCGACCGCTACTTCCTGCGCGGCGGCGGGGAGGAGCGGTGGGAACCGGAGTTCACCATCCACGGGTTCCGCTATGTGGAAGTCAGCGGTTGGCCCGGCGAGCTGGACCCCGAAGCCTTCACCGCCGTCGTGATCCATTCCGAACTGGTGCGAACCGGCGCCTTTGAATGCTCCGACCCGATGCTGAACCAGCTCCACTCAAACGTGGTGTGGGGAATGCGCGGGAACTTTGTCGACGTGCCCACGGACTGCCCGCAGCGCAACGAGCGCCTCGGTTGGACCGGCGACTTCCAGATCTTCGCCGCCACCGCGTCCTTCCTGTACCGGATCCCAGGCTTCACCACGTCCTGGCTCAAGGACCTCGCCGCAGAGCAGGGGACCGACGGGCCGCCGCCGCTGGTAGTTCCGGAAGTGGTGGCCGAAAAGCCGCCGTTCCCGGACCGCCCGGTGATGGCCGCCTGGGGTGACGCCGCCGTTCTTGTTCCCTGGGTGCTGTACCAGCGCACGGGGGACCTCGAGTTCCTCCGCCGGCAACTGCCGGGAATGATGGCCTGGCTGGAAGCCGCGGCCCAGGCCGCCGGCCCGGAGCTGCGTTTTGAGCAGGGTTTCCAGTTCGGCGACTGGCTGGACCCGGCCGCACCACCGGACTCACCCGGTGATGCGCGCACCCCCTGGCAGCTCGTGGCGCAGGCCTACCTGGCGTACTCGGCCTCGGTGGCGGGTGCGGCCGCAGGACTGCTGGGCCGCGACACTGAATCGGAACGGCTTCGCCGGCTGTCCGCCCGGTCCCGGCTGGTGTTCCGGGAGCGCTACCTTGACGACGACGGCCGGCTCCGGCCGTCCACGCAGACCGCCTACGCCGTGGCCCTTCGCTTCGGGCTCCTCGAACCGGCGGAACATCCCGCCGCGGCCGCCCGGTTGGCGGAAACCGTGGAAGCAGACGGCTACCGCATCGCCACCGGGTTCGTGGGAACCCCGCTCGTCTGCGACGCGCTCAGCGATGATGGCCACGCCACGGCGGCCTACCGTCTGCTCCTCCAGACCGAGTGCCCGTCCTGGCTGTACCCCGTAACAATGGGCGCCACCACCATCTGGGAACGCTGGGACTCCATGCTCCCCGACGGCAGCATCAATGAGGGCGAAATGACCTCCTTCAACCATTACGCCCTGGGCGCCGTGGCCGACTGGATGCACCGCAGCGTGGCCGGCCTGGCACCTGCGGAACCCGGGTACCGGAAGCTGCTGGTCCGGCCGCTGCCCGGCGGGGGACTGCATTGGGCGGAGGCCCGGCACGAGACTCCCTACGGCGAAGCCGCGGTCCGCTGGGACCTGGCGGGCCAGGAATTCTCGCTTGCGGTGACGGTCCCGGCCGGCTGCACTGCCGAGGTGTACCTGCCCGACGGCGTGAGCACCGGCGTCGAGGTCGGGTCCGGCACGCATTCGTTCAGCTGCGCAGTTCCCGAGGCCGCGACCGCGGGCTCCCGGGAGCCGGTGTTTCAGCCATGA
- a CDS encoding alpha/beta hydrolase fold domain-containing protein has translation MSLDAELAGLMHHVAEAGSFADLFADPAGMQRLEAFSGGGLPYTAPAVPTRSAEAPGPNGPVPIRIYGPGVLRLDGDIRLDGATGWDGAIGWDGGRGSAPGNASGAGLPGLVWLHGGGFAGGTLDMREADQVGRELADRTGGLVFSVDYRLARDGVHFPVPHEDAVAAWIWAADHAEELGVAQGGLCLGGASAGGNLAVGAAMYLKDAGLALPAKLLLAYPFLHAVLPPLAPAPVPDGGVLSGLPRILRFTEDDCRAMVENYIGGPAGMASSYALPGHADPSGLPPVAVIACEYDDLRPSAEFFGASLRAAGVPVAFRLEAGATHGYLNHSAALEIVRRGLAFLAAELASAKPFQ, from the coding sequence ATGAGCCTGGACGCGGAGCTGGCCGGGCTCATGCACCACGTGGCTGAAGCCGGCTCCTTCGCCGATCTCTTCGCCGACCCTGCCGGGATGCAGCGGCTGGAGGCGTTCAGCGGCGGGGGTCTGCCCTACACGGCCCCTGCGGTTCCCACCCGCTCCGCGGAGGCGCCAGGGCCCAACGGACCCGTGCCCATCCGGATCTACGGCCCCGGTGTCCTTCGGCTGGACGGTGACATTCGGCTGGACGGTGCCACTGGGTGGGACGGTGCCATTGGGTGGGACGGTGGCCGGGGTTCCGCGCCGGGGAACGCGTCCGGTGCCGGGCTGCCCGGCCTGGTGTGGCTGCATGGCGGCGGCTTCGCCGGAGGGACGCTGGACATGCGGGAGGCCGACCAGGTTGGCCGTGAACTGGCTGACCGGACCGGCGGCCTGGTGTTTTCCGTCGACTACCGTCTGGCCCGTGACGGCGTCCATTTCCCGGTTCCGCACGAAGACGCGGTCGCGGCGTGGATCTGGGCGGCCGACCACGCCGAGGAGCTTGGGGTGGCGCAGGGAGGTCTTTGCCTTGGGGGTGCCAGCGCCGGCGGGAACCTCGCCGTCGGCGCCGCCATGTATCTCAAGGACGCCGGCCTGGCGCTGCCCGCCAAGCTGCTTCTGGCGTATCCGTTCCTGCACGCCGTGCTGCCGCCACTGGCGCCGGCCCCGGTGCCCGACGGCGGGGTGCTTTCCGGCCTGCCGCGGATCCTGCGCTTCACCGAGGATGACTGCCGGGCAATGGTGGAGAACTACATCGGCGGCCCCGCCGGGATGGCGTCCTCGTACGCCCTGCCCGGCCACGCCGATCCTTCGGGGCTCCCGCCGGTGGCGGTCATCGCCTGTGAATACGATGACCTGCGTCCGTCGGCCGAGTTCTTCGGGGCGTCGCTCCGCGCGGCCGGCGTTCCGGTGGCATTCCGGCTCGAAGCGGGGGCCACGCACGGGTACCTCAACCACTCGGCGGCGCTGGAGATCGTGCGGCGAGGGCTGGCATTCCTTGCGGCGGAACTGGCCTCGGCAAAGCCCTTTCAATGA
- a CDS encoding alpha/beta hydrolase — MTESRVLSGIEFARTGHDGSRPLLLDLYLPGPEGGAAPRPAVVHFHGGGWRAGERSSLGPVLDGSGIGAFEKLTDAGFVVVSADYRLSQEAHFPAQLHDAKAAVRWLRNHAADYNVDPDRIYAWGDSAGGHLAALVGLTANAGAAGADTAGTDAASADAAVAAVAAWYPPTDLARMAEQALPAAVARADDPGSREELLVGAVLAHEPAKAAAASPISYASRSAPPFFLAHGTADRFVPPAQSASLAAALKGAGAAVELLLIEDADHMWILPDHSQAAADKAMAATVSFFLRQSRHPGAPAT, encoded by the coding sequence ATGACGGAAAGTCGGGTGCTGAGCGGCATCGAATTCGCCCGCACGGGCCACGACGGCTCCCGCCCGCTGCTGCTGGACCTCTACCTTCCCGGTCCTGAAGGCGGGGCGGCTCCCCGCCCGGCGGTGGTCCATTTCCACGGCGGCGGCTGGCGTGCGGGGGAGCGGTCTTCCCTGGGCCCGGTCCTGGACGGATCCGGCATCGGCGCCTTCGAAAAGCTCACTGACGCCGGATTCGTGGTGGTGTCGGCCGACTACCGGCTCAGCCAGGAGGCGCACTTCCCGGCGCAGCTGCACGACGCGAAGGCCGCCGTCCGCTGGCTGCGGAACCATGCCGCCGACTACAACGTGGACCCGGACCGGATCTACGCGTGGGGCGACTCCGCGGGCGGCCATCTCGCCGCCCTGGTGGGTCTCACGGCCAATGCCGGCGCCGCCGGTGCAGACACTGCCGGTACAGACGCTGCCAGTGCTGACGCTGCCGTCGCCGCGGTGGCAGCCTGGTACCCGCCCACGGACCTGGCCAGAATGGCCGAACAGGCCCTCCCCGCAGCCGTCGCCCGGGCCGACGATCCGGGATCCCGCGAGGAACTCCTTGTCGGTGCCGTGCTGGCCCACGAGCCGGCGAAGGCGGCGGCGGCAAGCCCCATCAGCTATGCCAGCCGTTCGGCGCCTCCGTTCTTCCTGGCCCACGGAACCGCCGACCGCTTCGTTCCGCCCGCCCAGTCAGCGTCGCTGGCTGCCGCGCTGAAAGGTGCCGGCGCCGCCGTCGAACTTCTCCTGATTGAGGATGCAGACCACATGTGGATCCTCCCGGACCACAGCCAGGCCGCGGCCGACAAGGCGATGGCGGCGACCGTCTCTTTCTTCCTCCGGCAATCCCGGCACCCGGGAGCCCCGGCGACCTGA
- a CDS encoding fumarylacetoacetate hydrolase family protein encodes MQYIGINHDGGAWAAALLGSRVIPLAPVPDFWADAAGWQEKALSLSPGALTDDSGDALERADVTEVPLVPASARVICVGLNYKAHAAEGSYKDQELPPYPTLFGRWTASLSVGNVPVPVPAGEDGLDWEGEVAAYIGQRVESADEATAADSVFGYSTFNDLTARRAQKLTSQWTLGKNGDFTGPMGPLVGRDEVGDLRDGLHVRTRVNGAEVQNGNTRDMIFSVPAIIALISQILTLHPGDVIATGTPEGVGYARTPQCLLQPGDTVEVEIDRLGTLTTPIGAPGLRARA; translated from the coding sequence ATGCAGTACATAGGCATCAATCACGACGGCGGCGCATGGGCGGCTGCCCTCCTCGGCTCACGGGTGATCCCGCTGGCCCCGGTTCCGGACTTCTGGGCCGATGCCGCCGGTTGGCAGGAGAAAGCGCTCTCCCTCTCTCCCGGCGCGCTGACGGATGACTCCGGGGACGCGCTGGAGCGCGCCGACGTCACCGAGGTCCCGCTGGTGCCGGCCTCGGCCCGGGTGATCTGCGTCGGCCTGAACTACAAGGCGCACGCCGCGGAAGGCAGCTACAAGGACCAGGAACTGCCTCCCTACCCCACACTGTTCGGGCGCTGGACGGCCTCCCTGTCGGTGGGAAACGTGCCGGTCCCCGTACCCGCGGGCGAAGACGGACTGGACTGGGAAGGTGAGGTGGCCGCCTACATCGGCCAGCGCGTGGAATCCGCCGACGAGGCCACGGCCGCAGACTCGGTCTTCGGCTACTCCACGTTCAATGACCTCACCGCCCGCCGGGCCCAGAAACTCACGTCGCAGTGGACCCTTGGCAAGAACGGCGACTTCACCGGGCCGATGGGCCCGCTGGTCGGCCGTGACGAGGTGGGGGACCTGCGCGACGGCCTGCACGTCCGGACCCGGGTGAACGGCGCCGAAGTCCAGAACGGCAACACGCGGGACATGATTTTCTCCGTCCCGGCCATCATCGCGCTGATCAGCCAGATCCTTACCCTGCATCCCGGCGACGTCATCGCCACCGGCACCCCTGAAGGCGTGGGCTATGCCCGGACCCCGCAGTGTCTGCTGCAGCCCGGCGACACGGTAGAGGTGGAAATCGACCGGCTGGGGACCCTGACCACTCCAATCGGCGCGCCGGGCCTCAGGGCGAGGGCCTGA